Genomic DNA from Paenibacillus donghaensis:
TGAGTATAGTCAAAGCAGATGCATCCAACTTGAAGGAATGGGTCCAATTGTCTGCAAAGCTATTCACTGATGAATCATTCGATGAATTGTATAAAGCGTATGCTGATTTTCTAATCACGCAAAAGGAAATAGGATTTTTGTATCGGCGAAACAATAGGAGTGTTGCTTTCATTAATGTATCCATACGCCATGACTATGTGAATGGAACCGACACTTCACCAGTGGTATTTATTGAAGCTCTTTATGTACTTCCCCAGTACCGCCAGCAAGGTATTGCGCGAGAATTACTTTCACAGGCAGAACAATTTGCAAAAGAAAGCGGAGTAGCGCAGCTTGCATCTGATTGTTTGCTCCAGAATACGAATAGCGAATTGTTTCATAAGAGCTGTGGGTTTGAAGAAAAAGAGCGAGTCATCTGTTTTGTTAAAAATGTAAATCGAGGTTTCGGCCTTAGTGAGTCAGATGAATAAATTCATGAGGCAGAAGATTGAAGAAAGCGTCCTTAGCGGGGCGTTTTCTTTTTATAATAGAATATGTAAGGAGTTGAGTATTTCGGAATGCTTGACTTGCTGAATTAAACGGCTGCAATGCTAAGAATACGATGTCTTTTTTCTGGTAAAATAGAATTCAAATCATAAGATAGATAGAAGGAGTGCGCCAGCGGAAAAAGTATGATTTATTCCAAAGTGGCGAAAATAAAGAATAGTCGAATTCTGAGGAGGTTGTACTGTGGTAAATGAAAAAAAGGAATTATTCCTGGAACAACAAGAAGCGCTGCTTGGCGTGTTAAAAGCCCGTTTTGAGAAAAACATGAATCGCCACGAGGGATTGGAATGGGCCAAAGTGAAACTAAGGCTGGAAGCCAATAAAGGGAAATTATGGTCCGTTCATGAGATGGAAAGAACCGGCGGTGAACCGGATGTAGTTGGTTATGATGAAGAGTCGGGAGAATACATTGTCTATGACTGCTCAGCTGAAAGTCCCAAAGGGCGCAGAAGTGTATGTTACGACGTCGAGGCCTTGAACGCAAGGAAACAAAATAAACCGGAAAACAGCGCCATGGAAATGGCGGCTGAACTGGGTATTGAGCTGCTAACGGAAGAACAATATCGGGAGTTGCAGAAACTTGGGGATTTCGATACAAAAACATCAAGTTGGGTGAGAACACCTTCCGATATTAGAAGGCTCGGCGGTGCAATTTTTGCTGATTTCCGTTATGGCCAGGTCTTCGTTTATCATAATGGTGCAGAATCGTATTATGGCGCCAGGGGTTTCCGTGGCTTGCTTCGGGTTTGAATTGGTATCCATGTCCTTGCAGCAGCGGTCTGAAGCATAAAAAATGCGGCGGGAAGTGATAAAAAAGGGGGGGGAGGA
This window encodes:
- a CDS encoding DUF4256 domain-containing protein, with protein sequence MVNEKKELFLEQQEALLGVLKARFEKNMNRHEGLEWAKVKLRLEANKGKLWSVHEMERTGGEPDVVGYDEESGEYIVYDCSAESPKGRRSVCYDVEALNARKQNKPENSAMEMAAELGIELLTEEQYRELQKLGDFDTKTSSWVRTPSDIRRLGGAIFADFRYGQVFVYHNGAESYYGARGFRGLLRV
- the aac(6') gene encoding aminoglycoside 6'-N-acetyltransferase, with translation MSIVKADASNLKEWVQLSAKLFTDESFDELYKAYADFLITQKEIGFLYRRNNRSVAFINVSIRHDYVNGTDTSPVVFIEALYVLPQYRQQGIARELLSQAEQFAKESGVAQLASDCLLQNTNSELFHKSCGFEEKERVICFVKNVNRGFGLSESDE